One genomic window of Trichomycterus rosablanca isolate fTriRos1 chromosome 1, fTriRos1.hap1, whole genome shotgun sequence includes the following:
- the LOC134323124 gene encoding uncharacterized protein LOC134323124, producing MQRRLTTQQALELILSNTNPCDSDGEDIVLQPDSDSELSSDEETPPLPKKRARLASEPTETAKDGTVWREVQVGKRLHFTPIEPYPTDGEPRAKARRSVRSRLQSFLCFITLDMLRSIQEWTTQHARHTEQVDWFMALPELMAFISVTILRGVTKVPSLRDSWSANLANPRIIATMARNRFQDIMQHLRFDDMFTRSERAETDKFAAISDVWRSFVTNCIASYNPGRHITIDEQLFPSKTRCCFLQYIATNQTSLASSFGWLAT from the exons atgcagAGAAGGCTCACCACTCAACAGGCATTGGAACTGATCCTGAGCAACACCAACCCTTGTGACTCAGATGGAGAAGACATAGTCCTTCAACCGGATTCGGACTCTGAGCTGTCTTCAG ATGAGGAGACTCCTCCTCTACCAAAAAAGAGAGCTCGGTTGGCGAGTGAGCCGACAGAGACCGCAAAAGATGGCACAGTGTGGCGTGAAGTACAAGTGGGGAAACGTCTCCATTTCACCCCAATAGAACCGTACCCTACAGATGGAGAGCCAAGGGCTAAGGCCAGACGAAGTGTCCGGAGTCGCCTTCAGAGCTTCCTCTGTTTTATCACTCTTGACATGCTTCGTAGCATTCAAGAATGGACTACTCAACATGCACGTCACACGGAGCAGGTGGATTGGTTCATGGCTCTCCCGGAACTAATGGCATTTATTTCAGTCACTATCTTGCGGGGGGTGACCAAGGTTCCATCACTACGTGACAGCTGGTCAGCAAACCTGGCAAACCCAAGGATCATTGCAACTATGGCCCGAAACCGCTTCCAAGACATCATGCAACACCTACGCTTTGATGACATGTTCACACGCAGTGAGCGAGCGGAGACCGATAAGTTTGCTGCAATCTCCGATGTGTGGAGATCGTTTGTCACCAACTGCATCGCATCCTACAACCCTGGTCGACACATCACTATTGATGAACAGCTTTTCCCGTCAAAGACTCGCTGCTGTTTTCTGCAATACATTGCAACAAACCAGACAAGTTTGGCATCAAGTTTTGGGTGGCTTGCGACTTGA